A genomic window from Vigna radiata var. radiata cultivar VC1973A chromosome 2, Vradiata_ver6, whole genome shotgun sequence includes:
- the LOC106756596 gene encoding inositol-3-phosphate synthase (The sequence of the model RefSeq protein was modified relative to this genomic sequence to represent the inferred CDS: added 67 bases not found in genome assembly), translated as MFIENFKVESPNVRYTETEILSVYNYETTELVHENRNGTYQWIVKPKSVKYEFKTDTHVPKLGVMLVGWGGNNGSTLTGGVIANREGISWATKDKIQQANYFGSLTQASTIRVGSFQGEEIYAPFKSLLPMVNPDDIVFGGWDISNMNLADAMGRAKVFDIDLQKQLRPYMESMVPLPGIYDPDFIAANQEERANNVIKGTKKEQVLQIIKDIKEFKAATKVDRVVVLWTANTERYSNLVEGLNDTSENLLAALDRNEAEISPSTLYAIACVMENVPFINGSPQNTFVPGLIDFAIEKNSLIGGDDFKSGQTKMKSVLVDFLVGAGIKPTSIVSYNHLGNNDGMNLSAPQTFRSKEISKSNVVDDMVNSNAILFEPGEHPDHVVVIKYVPYVGDSKRAMDEYTSEIFMGGKNTIVLHNTCEDSLLAAPIILDLVLLAELSTRIQFKAENEGKFHLFHPVATILSYLTKAPLVPPGTPVVNALSKQRAMLENILRACVGLAPENNMILEYK; from the exons TCTATAATTATGAAACCACCGAGCTTGTTCATGAGAACAGGAATGGCACCTATCAATGGATTGTCAAACCCAAATCtgttaaatatgaatttaaaaccGACACCCATGTCCCTAAATTGGG AGTAATGCTTGTGGGGTGGGGTGGAAACAACGGTTCAACCCTCACCGGTGGTGTTATTGCCAACCGAGa GGGCATTTCATGGGCAACTAAGGACAAAATCCAACAAGCCAATTACTTTGGTTCCCTCACCCAAGCTTCCACTATCCGAGTTGGGTCCTTCCAGGGAGAGGAGATCTATGCTCCATTCAAGAGCCTCCTTCCAATG GTTAACCCTGACGACATTGTGTTTGGGGGGTGGGATATCAGTAACATGAACCTGGCTGATGCCATGGGTAGGGCCAAGGTGTTTGACATCGATTTGCAGAAGCAGTTGAGGCCTTATATGGAATCCATGGTTCCACTCCCTGGAATCTATGACCCAGATTTCATTGCTGCCAACCAAGAAGAACGTGCCAACAATGTGATCAAGGGCACAAAGAAAGAACAAGTTTTACAAATCATCAAAGACATTAA GGAGTTTAAAGCAGCCACCAAAGTAGACAGGGTGGTTGTCCTGTGGACTGCCAACACAGAGAGGTACAGCAATTTGGTCGAGGGTCTTAATGACACCTCGGAGAACCTCCTGGCTGCCTTGGACAGAAATGAGGCTGAGATTTCTCCTTCCACCCTGTATGCCATAGCTTGTGTCATGGAAAATGTTCCATTCATCAACGGAAGCCCTCAGAACACTTTTGTCCCTG GGCTGATTGATTTTGCCATCGAGAAAAACAGTTTGATTGGAGGAGATGACTTTAAGAGTGGTCAGACCAAAATGAAATCCGTGCTGGTAGATTTCCTGGTGGGGGCTGGTATCAAG CCAACATCAATAGTTAGTTACAACCATCTGGGAAATAATGATGGTATGAATCTCTCTGCTCCACAAACCTTCCGTTCCAAGGAAATCTCCAAGAGCAATGTTGTTGATGATATGGTGAACAGCAATGCTATCCTCTTTGAGCCCGGTGAACATCCTGACCATGTTGTTGTTATTAAG TATGTGCCTTATGTTGGGGACAGCAAGAGAGCCATGGATGAGTACACTTCAGAGATATTCATGGGTGGAAAGAACACCATTGTTTTGCACAATACATGCGAAGATTCTCTCTTAGCTGCTCCTATTATCTTGGACTTGGTCCTTCTTGCTGAGCTTAGCACTCGTATCCAGTTCAAAGCTGAAAATGAG GGAAAATTCCACTTGTTCCACCCAGTTGCTACCATTCTCAGTTACCTGACCAAGGCTCCTCTG GTTCCACCGGGTACACCAGTGGTGAATGCATTGTCAAAGCAGCGTGCAATGCTGGAAAACATTCTGAGAGCTTGTGTTGGACTTGCCCCAGAGAATAACATGATTCTCGAGTACAAGTGA